The Alosa sapidissima isolate fAloSap1 chromosome 8, fAloSap1.pri, whole genome shotgun sequence genome contains a region encoding:
- the LOC121715193 gene encoding P2X purinoceptor 7-like produces the protein MDTLGVEPYMYEPESEEESDVEEQPVAHRLQMTTSEWCTCGNCDRMPQERENICCREVPQVIRRMTQVPEEITCMIDHPGLEPVCLNIYSLQNAMNIYRADHGQLRIRGMERQCRHLAYRSFVSWCWGFLGRSVRVVIPSCVVLRIRREFPETSGQYVGFRPPLD, from the exons ATGGACACATTAGGTGTTGAACCATATATGTATGAGCCAGAATCAGAGGAAGAATCTGATGTAGAGGAGCAACCAGTCGCCCATAGATTACAAATGACTACTTCAGAATG GTGTACGTGTGGAAACTGTGACCGCATGCCccaggagagagaaaatataTGTTGCCGGGAAGTACCCCAG GTCATTAGAAGAATGACCCAGGTTCCGGAGGAGATAACCTGTATGATTGACCATCCTGGCCTTGAACCGGTGTGCCTCAACATATATTCTTTACAAAATGCAATGAACATCTACAGAGCTGACCATGGGCAGTTGAGAATAAGAGGGATGGAAAG GCAATGCAGACACTTGGCCTACAGATCTTTCGTGAGCTGGTGCTGGGGTTTCCTTGGGCGAAGTGTCCGTGTTGTGATCCCCTCTTGTGTGGTGCTGCGCATACGGAGGGAGTTTCCGGAAACATCAGGGCAGTATGTCGGGTTCAGACCCCCCCTCGACTGA
- the cfap77 gene encoding cilia- and flagella-associated protein 77 isoform X1, protein MRPEFPWLNNLDSGSLPTMESPHIGVVRDSMLTNPRLIRPSLGRSKSKGLACPGPDFVYGMVTTIQDGGVAEAISNWHCPSAEGQRSGAPHRPERDFVCLNREGVKSGVVTAKELRQYRDTHDIRRPAPARGVARRSMPTLVPPDLTFGISTRPSTPIGELLQQQYRQRWIQQQLHTHSALQGQHHKRQLGRIQDTRTSTLRKSRPTGVSAPLWTLPRFQQVGPALDTFRDAAARQRALKAQQADAARRPGALGQGTSTKD, encoded by the exons ATGAGACCAGAATTCCCTTGGCTAAATAATCTAGATTCTGGAAGTTTGCCGACAATGGAGAGTCCTCATATTGGTGTTGTCCGGGATTCCATGTTGACTAACCCACGTTTAATACGG ccCTCCCTGGGAAGGTCCAAGTCAAAAGGTCTGGCGTGCCCAGGACCAGATTTTGTATACGGGATGGTGACCACCATTCAAGATGGAGGTGTAGctgaag ccATCTCTAATTGGCACTGCCCGTCAGCTGAGGGCCAGCGTTCTGGCGCCCCCCACAGGCCGGAGAGAGACTTTGTGTGTCTGAACCGTGAGGGGGTGAAGTCGGGCGTGGTCACGGCCAAGGAGCTGCGGCAGTACCGGGACACGCATGACATCAGGCGCCCGGCGCCCGCCCGTGGAGTCGCCCGCCGCTCCATGCCAACCCTCGTGCCCCCTGACCTGACCTTTGGCATCTCCACACG GCCGTCCACGCCCATCGGGGAGCTCCTGCAGCAGCAGTACCGCCAGCGCTGGATACAGcagcagctccacacacactccgcacTGCAGGGGCAACaccacaag AGGCAGCTGGGGAGGATCCAGGACACTCGGACGTCAACGCTGCGGAAGAGTCGACCCACCGGGGTGAGCGCCCCTTTGTGGACGCTGCCTCGATTCCAGCAG GTGGGTCCAGCTCTGGACACGTTCAGGGATGCGGCGGCCAGACAGAGAGCCCTCAAAGCCCAGCAGGCTGATGCAGCCCGAAGACCAGGAGCACTTGGACAGGGCACCAGCACCAAGGActag
- the cfap77 gene encoding cilia- and flagella-associated protein 77 isoform X2, which produces MESPHIGVVRDSMLTNPRLIRPSLGRSKSKGLACPGPDFVYGMVTTIQDGGVAEAISNWHCPSAEGQRSGAPHRPERDFVCLNREGVKSGVVTAKELRQYRDTHDIRRPAPARGVARRSMPTLVPPDLTFGISTRPSTPIGELLQQQYRQRWIQQQLHTHSALQGQHHKRQLGRIQDTRTSTLRKSRPTGVSAPLWTLPRFQQVGPALDTFRDAAARQRALKAQQADAARRPGALGQGTSTKD; this is translated from the exons ATGGAGAGTCCTCATATTGGTGTTGTCCGGGATTCCATGTTGACTAACCCACGTTTAATACGG ccCTCCCTGGGAAGGTCCAAGTCAAAAGGTCTGGCGTGCCCAGGACCAGATTTTGTATACGGGATGGTGACCACCATTCAAGATGGAGGTGTAGctgaag ccATCTCTAATTGGCACTGCCCGTCAGCTGAGGGCCAGCGTTCTGGCGCCCCCCACAGGCCGGAGAGAGACTTTGTGTGTCTGAACCGTGAGGGGGTGAAGTCGGGCGTGGTCACGGCCAAGGAGCTGCGGCAGTACCGGGACACGCATGACATCAGGCGCCCGGCGCCCGCCCGTGGAGTCGCCCGCCGCTCCATGCCAACCCTCGTGCCCCCTGACCTGACCTTTGGCATCTCCACACG GCCGTCCACGCCCATCGGGGAGCTCCTGCAGCAGCAGTACCGCCAGCGCTGGATACAGcagcagctccacacacactccgcacTGCAGGGGCAACaccacaag AGGCAGCTGGGGAGGATCCAGGACACTCGGACGTCAACGCTGCGGAAGAGTCGACCCACCGGGGTGAGCGCCCCTTTGTGGACGCTGCCTCGATTCCAGCAG GTGGGTCCAGCTCTGGACACGTTCAGGGATGCGGCGGCCAGACAGAGAGCCCTCAAAGCCCAGCAGGCTGATGCAGCCCGAAGACCAGGAGCACTTGGACAGGGCACCAGCACCAAGGActag
- the barhl1a gene encoding barH-like homeobox 1a — MEVSANGSSFAIESLLAHRSVTVLTSRGGSAGGQCRSPAALSHGSDLESECSSLPSPRRDSVEDKVQRLPPSQISQPRTMASSFLIRDILSDCKPLATCAPYSSDAHRAHEDDFLDKDHDSSSDCDYNVRDDTDREISSSRDSPTARMKKPRKARTAFTDHQLAQLERSFERQKYLSVQDRMELAATLSLTDTQVKTWYQNRRTKWKRQTAVGLELLAEAGNYSALQRMFPSPYFYPQGLVSSLDPGASMYLYRGASAPPPPLQRALVPRLSLLHELQGGEALSAPPHLGPLATALSRPTPHR, encoded by the exons ATGGAGGTTTCTGCAAACGGCTCGAGTTTTGCCATTGAGTCCTTGCTCGCTCACAGGAGCGTGACTGTACTAACTTCCAGAGGTGGCAGCGCGGGTGGACAGTGCCGGTCCCCGGCGGCTCTGAGCCATGGGTCGGACCTGGAGTCGGAGTGCTCTTCGCTTCCCTCCCCGCGCAGGGACTCCGTGGAGGACAAGGTGCAGAGACTTCCACCCTCACAAATCTCCCAGCCGAGGACTATGGCTTCTTCCTTTCTTATCAGAGACATCTTGTCCGACTGCAAACCGCTAGCCACTTGCGCTCCCTACTCCAGCGACGCACACCGAGCGCACGAGGATGACTTTCTGGATAAAGACCACGATTCCTCTTCAGATTGTGATTATAATG TTAGGGACGACACAGACCGGGAGATCTCGAGCAGTCGCGACAGCCCCACGGCACGCATGAAGAAGCCCCGGAAAGCGCGCACGGCCTTCACCGACCACCAGCTCGCGCAGTTGGAGAGGAGTTTCGAGCGGCAGAAGTACCTCAGCGTGCAGGACCGGATGGAGCTCGCGGCCACCCTCAGCTTGACGGACACACAAGTGAAGACGTGGTATCAAAACCGCAG GACGAAATGGAAAAGGCAGACTGCAGTTGGGCTCGAGTTGCTGGCCGAGGCGGGAAACTACTCGGCTCTACAGAGGATGTTCCCGTCACCATATTTCTACCCTCAAGGTCTGGTCTCCTCCCTAGACCCCGGCGCGAGCATGTACTTGTACCGGGGAGCCTCCGCGCCTCCCCCGCCTCTTCAGCGCGCTCTGGTTCCGAGACTGTCCCTTCTCCACGAGCTTCAGGGCGGTGAAGCCCTGTCGGCCCCTCCCCATCTCGGGCCCCTGGCCACGGCTCTGTCCCGACCGACCCCACATCGCTGA